The Planctomycetaceae bacterium genome segment TCAGATGATTTATATTTTATGGTTCATCCGGTTAATGCGTAGGTGGCCTTGTGCAGGTGCAGGATTCGGAGCTTTAGATATTCATCATCTCGGTAGCCGCAGGCTTGCCGTTGTAACATCCCGATCTTGCGATTCATCACCTCCAGTTTGCCAGTGCTGATCGGATGTTTATACCAGTTCAAAATAAACGGCTTCCATAACATTAAC includes the following:
- a CDS encoding transposase — protein: LMLWKPFILNWYKHPISTGKLEVMNRKIGMLQRQACGYRDDEYLKLRILHLHKATYALTG